A genomic region of Elaeis guineensis isolate ETL-2024a chromosome 9, EG11, whole genome shotgun sequence contains the following coding sequences:
- the LOC140851466 gene encoding diaminopimelate decarboxylase 1, chloroplastic-like has protein sequence MEAQHIELVSPPPPDAEVSTFDVVGPVCESADFLGKDRELPTPAKGAGLVVHDAGAYCMSMASTYNLKMRPPEYWVDNGSLVKIRHGETFEDLLKFFDGL, from the exons atGGAGGCTCAG CACATAGAGCTGGTGTCTCCTCCCCCTCCAGATGCAGAAGTCTCAACCTTTGATGTGGTAGGACCTGTCTGTGAGTCGGCCGATTTCTTAGGAAAGGATAGAGAGCTTCCAACGCCGGCCAAG GGAGCTGGCCTGGTTGTTCATGATGCTGGTGCTTATTGCATGAGCATGGCTTCGACATATAATCTTAAAATGCGACCCCCTGAATATTGG GTGGACAATGGATCCTTGGTGAAGATCAGACATGGGGAGACTTTCGAGGACTTATTGAAGTTTTTTGACGGTCTCTAA
- the LOC105051470 gene encoding probable diaminopimelate decarboxylase, chloroplastic, whose product MAAAHLVSRPLSSSKPLRNLNPTFPLNSSKPSLSFPTPYRSRSLTLRATSSAVPAATPAAETSFRHCFSRSTDGYLYCEGLRVEDVMEAAERSPFYLYSKAQITRNFEAYREALEGLRSIVGYAIKANNNLKILEHLRGLGCGAVLVSGNELRLALHAGFDPSRCIFNGNGKLLEDLVLAAEKGVFVNVDSEFDLENIVTAARVVGKQVPILLRINPDVDPQVHPYVATGNKTSKFGIRNEKLQWFLDAIKSYPNEIKLVGAHCHLGSTITKVDIFRDAAVLMVNYIDQIRAQGFELEYLNIGGGLGIDYHHTGTVLPTPMDLINTVRELVLSRDLTLIIEPGRSLIANTCCLVNRVTGVKTNGTKNFIVIDGSMAELIRPSLYGAYQHIELVSPPPPDAEVSTFDVVGPVCESADFLGKDRELPTPAKGAGLVVHDAGAYCMSMASTYNLKMRPPEYWVDNGSLVKIRHGETFEDLLKFFDGL is encoded by the exons ATGGCGGCCGCCCACCTCGTTTCccgccctctctcctcctccaaaccCCTCCGAAACCTGAACCCCACCTTCCCCCTCAACTCCTCGAAACCCTCCCTTTCCTTCCCAACCCCCTACAGGTCCAGATCCCTAACCCTGAGGGCGACCTCCTCCGCTGTCCCCGCCGCCACGCCGGCGGCCGAGACCTCGTTCCGCCATTGCTTCTCCAGGTCCACTGATGGCTACCTCTATTGCGAGGGCCTACGTGTCGAGGACGTCATGGAGGCGGCCGAGAGGAGCCCCTTCTACCTCTACAGCAAGGCCCAGATCACCCGCAACTTCGAGGCCTATCGGGAGGCCCTCGAGGGGCTGCGCTCGATCGTTGGATACGCCATTAAGGCCAATAATAACCTCAAGATCCTGGAGCACCTCAGGGGGCTCGGGTGCGGCGCTGTGCTTGTCAGTGGGAACGAGCTCAGGCTTGCCCTCCACGCCGGCTTCGACCCCTCCAG GTGTATATTCAATGGAAACGGGAAGCTCTTGGAGGACCTTGTATTAGCTGCTGAAAAGGGGGTATTCGTTAATGTTGACAGTGAATTTGACTTGGAAAACATTGTGACTGCAGCAAGAGTTGTGGGAAAGCAAGTTCCAATTTTACTTAGAATAAATCCAGATGTTGATCCGCAG GTTCATCCTTATGTTGCCACTGGAAACAAGACTTCTAAATTTGGTATTCGAAATGAGAAATTACAGTGGTTTCTAGATGCTATCAAGTCATATCCAAATGAAATCAAGCTTGTTGGAGCCCACTGTCATTTGGGATCAACCATCACAAAG GTGGACATATTCAGAGATGCTGCAGTTCTGATGGTGAATTACATCGATCAAATTCGAGCACAAGGTTTTGAGCTGGAGTACCTGAACATTGGAGGTGGTTTGGGAATAGATTACCATCATACAGGCACTGTCCTTCCAACACCCATGGATCTCATCAATACT GTACGTGAATTGGTCCTTTCTCGAGATCTGACTCTCATTATTGAACCTGGAAGATCACTTATAGCCAATACTTGTTGCTTGGTCAATCGAGTGACTGGTGTTAAAACAAATGGTacaaaaaattttatagtaattGACGGCAGCATGGCAGAGCTCATCCGGCCTAGTCTCTATGGAGCATATCAG CACATAGAGCTGGTGTCTCCTCCCCCTCCAGATGCAGAAGTCTCAACCTTTGATGTGGTAGGACCTGTCTGTGAGTCGGCCGATTTCTTAGGAAAGGATAGAGAGCTTCCAACGCCGGCCAAG GGAGCTGGCCTGGTTGTTCATGATGCTGGTGCTTATTGCATGAGCATGGCTTCGACATATAATCTTAAAATGCGACCCCCTGAATATTGG GTGGACAATGGATCCTTGGTGAAGATCAGACATGGGGAGACTTTCGAGGACTTATTGAAGTTTTTTGACGGTCTCTAA